A stretch of the Zeugodacus cucurbitae isolate PBARC_wt_2022May chromosome 6, idZeuCucr1.2, whole genome shotgun sequence genome encodes the following:
- the LOC105215994 gene encoding spondin-1 — protein sequence MKMQCQLLNKCNLTFLLLCFVAFQLAACCTRAPTHLPHGRRSRGDNGYRLIVAEGANGYVPGETYNVLLIGARTHEKVQHFTHFAITAEAHIPRRRAQPASPKRVGAFILFSDALTKFSDRCVNTVQEAEDLPKTEVQVMWVAPAAGSGCVSISAMVYEGPRAWYSDDGQLTQVVCERKTNVHTVKKECCACDEAKYNFVFEGIWSNETHPTDYPFAVWLTHFSDVIGASHEANFSFWGENHIATDGFRFLAEFGSPTALETELRARGPRLRTLIKAAGLWYPHVNTNTSSKFRVDRTHPKVSLVSMFGPSPDWVVGINGVDLCTEDCSWKESLDFDLYPWDAGTDSGISYMSPNSETQPRERMYRITTMYPEDPRSPFYNPKSSEMTPLAKLYIRREKIVSRSCDDNFLQALQLDVSDDVEEQDIRPECRLTPYTEWSPCSVTCGKGIRKRTREYLNPEAAAAADCSRQTVSKEMCAAAIAECSQPQDDDDEGENLAHAVALVTDDGEGAGVCKTTPWSVWSECSASCGIGITMRTRTFIDHTGRKHCPHITTVEKQKCMRPDCTFEEVELPDPMCPTTQWSDWSPCTATCGRGVTIRTRLLLLENGAVKDNCTRRMELNQQKECNVPQDCTINMEMAKDICVQRPDSGPCRSSYKRYAYNRDSGRCESFTYGGCRGNRNNFLTERDCLNACSMLRSAETTVSRSITPTRAQTHTYQSQAYQTVDCVMSEWSNWSECSVSCGAGYSNRSRYVITEPRNGGQPCPKRKVKVRRCIMADC from the exons atgaaaatgcAGTGTCAATTACTCAACAAGTGTAACTTGACATTTTTACTGCTATGTTTTGTGGCGTTTCAATTGGCGGCGTGTTGTACGCGTGCACCCACACACCTACCGCATGGTAGACGTTCGCGCGGCGACAATGGTTATAGATTAATTGTGGCTGAGGGTGCCAATGGCTATGTGCCGGGCGAGACTTATAACG ttctaTTAATCGGTGCGCGAACACATGAAAAAGTTCAGCATTTCACTCACTTCGCAATTACCGCGGAGGCGCATATTCCCCGCCGTCGTGCACAACCTGCTAGCCCTAAGCGTGTGGGAGCATTTATACTCTTCAGTGATGCACTAACCAAATTTAGCGATCGTTGTGTCAATACCGTACAAGAGGCAGAGGACTTACCCAAAACCGAAGTACAAGTTATGTGGGTGGCGCCGGCTGCAGGTTCAGGTTGCGTTTCCATATCGGCTATGGTTTACGAAGGTCCACGCGCTTGGTACTCTGATGACGGCCAATTAACTCAAGTCGTTTGTGAGCGTAAAACAAATGTGCACACCGTTAAAAAGGAATGCTGTGCGTGTGATGAAGCTAAATACAAT ttcgTTTTTGAGGGCATTTGGTCGAATGAAACACATCCCACTGATTATCCCTTCGCTGTGTGGTTAACACATTTCTCCGATGTTATTGGCGCTTCGCATGAGGCTAACTTTTCATTCTGGGGTGAAAACCATATTGCCACAGATGGTTTCCGGTTTTTAGCGGAATTTGGCTCGCCAACTGCTTTAGAAACTGAATTGAGAGCACGGGGACCACGTTTGAGAACACTTATAAAAGCTGCCGGTCTATGGTATCCACATGTGAATACTAATACATCATCCAAATTCCGTGTTGACCGTACACATCCCAAGGTGTCATTGGTATCCATGTTTG gtCCTTCTCCTGACTGGGTTGTTGGTATCAACGGCGTTGATTTGTGTACTGAAGATTGTTCTTGGAAGGAATCACTGGACTTTGATCTCTATCCATGGGATGCGGGCACTGACAGTGGCATAAGCTATATG tcTCCTAACTCGGAAACACAGCCACGCGAGCGCATGTATCGTATTACTACGATGTACCCCGAAGATCCACGTTCGCCGTTTTATAATCCAAAGAGTAGCGAAATGACACCGTTAGCTAAATTATACATTAGACGTGAGAAAATCGTCTCTAGAAGTTGTGATGACAACTTTTTACAAGCTTTACAGTTAGATGTATCTGACGATGTGGAGGAACAAGACATCAGAC ctGAATGTCGTTTAACTCCATACACGGAATGGAGTCCTTGCTCTGTTACATGTGGTAAGGGTATACGCAAGCGTACGCGTGAATACTTGAACCCAGAAGCCGCAGCGGCTGCTGATTGCTCACGTCAAACGGTATCGAAAGAAATGTGTGCAGCTGCCATAGCTGAATGCAG TCAACCGcaggatgatgatgatgaaggcGAGAATTTAGCACACGCAGTTGCTTTGGTAACTGATGATGGTGAGGGCGCTGGCGTTTGCAAGACCACACCGTGGAGTGTTTGGTCCGAATGTTCAGCCAGCTGCGGCATTGGCATTACAATGCGCACGCGCACTTTCATTGATCACACCGGTCGTAAACACTGTCCACATATCACCACAGTTgagaaacaaaaatgtatgcgaCCCGATTGTACCTTCGAAGAGGTAGAACTACCTGATCCCATGTGTCCAACAACACAATGGAGCGATTGGAGTCCGTGTACAGCAACTTGTGGACGTGGTGTTACCATACGTACGCGTCTATTGCTTTTGGAGAATGGTGCTGTGAAGGACAATTGCACCAGGCGCATGGAATTGAATCAACAAAAGGAGTGCAATGTGCCACAGGATTGTACCATTAACATGGAAATGGCCAAAG ATATATGTGTGCAGCGTCCCGATAGTGGTCCATGTCGCAGTTCATATAAACGTTATGCTTACAATCGTGACAGTGGACGTTGTGAGAGTTTCACCTATGGCGGCTGTCGTGGCAATCGCAATAACTTCCTCACAGAGCGTGACTGTTTAAATGCCTGCAGCATGTTGC GATCGGCAGAAACTACCGTCTCTCGATCCATCACACCCACTCGCGCTCAAACGCACACTTATCAGTCGCAAGCTTATCAAACCGTGGATTGTGTTATGTCTGAATGGTCCAATTGGTCGGAATGCAGTGTTAGCTGTGGCGCAGGCTATTCCAATCGCAGCAGATATGTAATTACCGAACCCAGAAATGGTGGTCAACCGTGTCCGAAACGCAAGGTGAAGGTACGACGCTGCATAATGGCTGATTGTTGA
- the LOC105215996 gene encoding proton-coupled zinc antiporter SLC30A1 isoform X3, with amino-acid sequence MSGAPSSSVTRRRREMKLRNTFGWTRIDILTMLIVFIILASLSFSLVVEALQTLVHIDHQDTMHLPIIVMILGFVGLILNGLTYLLIGGYTMHQGSFLHVTPSGDVVLDRVLSNNEELKADERQLSKPSNETIESDRQLKDDLKAEIGQIHYVPKRQGAVEMLRDVSSTIFVIVCAFIVNMAEDEEHTAKFIDPVLSIFSCVLLVSLSYPYMKQSCLILLQTIPGSIDMEDFERTLVMKFPEIVSYHDLHIWQLSAHKSVATVHIMFQNPRLYTKIIEDVRSYFQDRGITEVTIQPEFQSPKSPSIECLMQCNASDCMDKVCCKDSRTDLREVISSSPNGSSETHAHKYCSDEGREVEGEVEKSGITIVLKNIADKKAEATTTDPEMQKANMATTDTGNSINEIAEARCDKLEIKSTNEATSSVEKSEICADAKVLDESNVSNDSS; translated from the exons ATGTCTGGCGCGCCTTCATCCTCTGTAACCAGACGTCGACGTGAAATGAAATTGAGAAACACTTTTGGTTGGACCCGCATTGATATACTGACCATGTTGatcgtttttattatattagcaTCGCTGTCATTTTCACTGGTAGTGGAGGCCTTACAAACACTTGTACACATCGATCATCAAGATACAATGCACTTGCCAATTATTGTAATGATACTCGGATTTGTTGGACTAATTTTAAATGGCTTAACGTATTTGTTAATTGGTGGTTATACAATGCATCAGGGTAGTTTTTTACATGTGACCCCTAGTGGTGATGTAGTTTTGGATCGTGTACTATCTAATAATGAAGAATTGAAAGCCGATGAACGTCAATTGTCAAAACCAAGCAATGAGACAATTGAAAGTGATCGACAGCTAAAGGATGACTTGAAGGCAGAAATCGGTCAAATACATTACGTACCAAAACGTCAAGGTGCTGTGGAGATGTTGCGTGATGTGTCGAGCACCATATTCGTTATAGTTTGTGCATTCATTGTCAATATGGCGGAAGATGAAGAGCATACGGCCAAATTTATAGATCCTGTACTCTCAATTTTCTCCTGTGTGCTCTTAGTTTCGCTTAGTTATCCATACA tGAAACAGTCGTGTTTAATCCTACTACAAACAATACCCGGCTCTATTGATATGGAAGATTTCGAACGTACATTAGTAATGAAATTCCCCGAAATCGTTAGCTACCACGATCTGCACATCTGGCAATTGTCGGCACATAAATCAGTAGCTACGGTGCACATAATGTTTCAGAATCCACGTCTTTATACAAAAATCATTGAAGATGTACGTTCATATTTCCAAGATCGTGGCATTACTGAAGTCACAATTCAACCGGAATTCCAAAGTCCGAAATCACCATCTATAGAATGTTTAATGCAGTGTAACGCAAGTGATTGTATGGACAAAGTTTGTTGTAAGGATTCACGTACCGATCTGCGTGAGGTGATCAGTTCATCACCAAATGGCAGTAGCGAAACACACGCCCACAAGTATTGTAGTGACGAAGGGAGAGAAGTAGAGGGAGAAGTAGAGAAATCTGGCATcacaattgttttgaaaaatatagctGATAAGAAGGCCGAAGCTACTACAACTGATCCAGAAATGCAAAAAGCGAATATGGCCACAACGGATACCGGAAACAGTATTAATGAAATTGCAGAAGCAAGGTGTGATAAGCTCGAAATAAAGTCTACTAATGAAGCTACATCATCTGTTGAAAAGTCTGAAATCTGTGCTGATGCAAAAGTGTTGGACGAAAGCAATGTGTCAAACGATAGCAGTTGA
- the LOC128922456 gene encoding protein teflon — protein MIKMGGTQNELSQFGELEWIKCGEIKMCANRNDFQLSCDHCSDIFTQMAVFARHLHWEHQVGVELLGKQQDRKDLSIYTVEELLTNKNFDTKSSSVENTSDTIDNEDDTGLGSDEELEKEIEELLISMASEYSPSCNDTECSENDSGFGNTKSIHDSVKNNQDKVISNVKVQANIGRKTSKELETQTLSKALEIDINNKTKDVSNTSQKLINMNKNVGSTMDSTQKNTKDTKNNKVSLNNSSNENRCIERHEKNVAVAPKTKQKLPLKQYLESKKFLLQSDDETKNCDHRIKKNTVNETKHAISDVLVLKTETNKTHINQEKLYNLLNNEDIECGRTSVEAQVSNTTKLNSKDMCIEIDCNNIFTATDDLSLTDITNIEEEKTDKVNNICNSEKEINNIKSNVLELQITDEKHCGFQYEASKIYDSNGYQNEYINYNRISDNSSAVDEKTSQQSNSTEEMEIDKPLDLSFNKSDEWCDLQLEDISELLLTNGKDTMELVAEDFDKLVAQQTPNAFTDNPTSLFNSEHLQLTDIIADNLLPPFSKFFQNNANTLKNANNCIAQSTPKEKRLKASDATSRSVKNLYSNEFIATETAQNVNENVENVIREQKMSVFSKNLQCRFKVLKRVASCNDKKSKKRKQEVENVEEIIKESRTSMKQNIEILSVDVILPSDNRTHSESTTFTSGGAVLPAVGIPKTKDSDDLQIQDVRQEINQSDNWGAESIIKDLIPYVKIKKPTILEVDLCSHAAADSTSEQQQLPLALMNEIDYTPDDTLNQLKLNAIGDEKLDFNTTMESCLNVTMPCDSQNNTADDSIISTASEEEQENYTLLCSVGLKIIMDPNAEDELNLERLEEMHAKANAFSKIFAEFKYLWKVGKGIKSYEQLELDFIRLMQRLNEHYKFEMTISQTKRIVNLLSLWYMQTYHKWFIDKKRVTNALQHYLQTFAFLPKTTRRIFYCEECPRYFLAQQKYFAHRQGHSVLMPTCANCQSNFANRKELQLHAKVCATFKCVECAFKFENAANLEYHMRNKHIVQCEKCGKLCASAAELDWHEHQYPIICGLCNRLFDAADLLQKHRQESFHWDYTCRPCDIFLPTATLMKQHLRLCMGNTM, from the exons ATGATAAAAATGGGAGGTACTCAAAATGAGTTGAGTCAATTTGGAGAATTAGAATGGATAAAATGTggcgaaataaaaatgtgtgctaATCGAAATGATTTTCAATTAAGCTGTGACCATTGTAGTGACATATTTACGCAAATGGCTGTTTTCGCACGACACTTGCATTGGGAGCACCAAGTGGGTGTTGAATTGCTGGGGAAACAACAAGATCGGAAGGATTTAAGCATTTACACTGTGGAGGAACTGCTTACCAATAAAAACTTCGATACTAAATCGTCCAGCGTTGAAAATACAAGTGACACAATTGATAATGAAGACGATACCGGACTTGGCAGCGACGAAGAATTGGAAAAAGAAATTGAGGAATTATTGATAAGTATGGCTTCTGAATATTCGCCTAGTTGCAATGATACTGAGTGTTCCGAAAATGATTCCGGTTTTGGAAACACAAAAAGTATTCATGACAGTGTTAAAAACAACCAGGACAAAGTTATAAGCAATGTAAAGGTACAAGCAAATATTGGAAGGAAGACGTCAAAGGAATTGGAAACCCAAACATTATCCAAAGCTTTAGAAatagatataaataataaaacaaaagatgTATCAAACACAAgtcaaaaacttataaatatgaacaaaaatgttGGGAGTACGATGGACTCTactcaaaaaaatacaaaagacacaaaaaacaacaaagttagCTTAAATAATAGCAGCAATGAAAATCGTTGTATTGAACGCCATGAAAAAAACGTTGCAGTTGCTCCAAAAACTAAGCAGAAATTACCattaaaacaatatttggaAAGCAAAAAATTCCTTTTACAAAGTGACGATGAAACCAAAAATTGTGACCACAGGATTAAAAAGAATACTGTCAATGAAACCAAACACGCTATAAGTGATGTACTGGTATTAAAAACAGAAACCAACAAAACACATATAAACCAAGAAAAACTgtataatttactaaataacgAAGATATAGAATGCGGTCGTACTTCTGTGGAAGCTCAGGTTTCAAACACAACTAAACTGAATAGTAAAGATATGTGTATCGAGATagattgtaataatattttcactgcAACCGATGATCTCTCATTAACTGATATAACTAATATTGAAGAAGAAAAGACTGACAAGGTAAATAATATCTGTAATAGTGAAAAAGAAATCAACAACATTAAAAGTAATGTACTCGAGTTGCAAATAACGGATGAAAAGCATTGCGGATTTCAATATGAGGCGTCAAAAATTTATGATTCAAATGGTTatcaaaatgaatatataaattacaatagAATAAGTGATAATTCAAGCGCTGTTGATGAAAAAACAAGCCAGCAATCGAATAGTACCGAAGAAATGGAAATTGACAAACCACTTGATCTTAGTTTTAATAAATCTGATGAATGGTGTGATCTTCAATTGGAAGACATTTCCGAGCTACTATTAACCAATGGAAAAGACACAATGGAATTGGTTGCGGAAGACTTTGATAAATTGGTGGCACAACAAACGCCTAACGCCTTTACTGATAACCCAACGTCGTTATTTAATTCTGAACACTTGCAACTAACTGATATAATCGCCGACAATTTATTGCCACCATTTTCcaaattctttcaaaataatGCAAACACTTTAAAAAATGCCAATAATTGTATTGCGCAATCAACACCGAAAGAGAAGAGGTTGAAAGCATCAGACGCTACGAGTAGGTcagtgaaaaatttatattctaaCGAATTTATTGCAACTGAAACTGCACAAAATGTTAACGAGAATGTTGAAAACGTCATAAGAGAACAAAAAATGAGCgtattttctaaaaatctaCAATGCAGATTTAAAGTTTTGAAGCGCGTAGCATCATGCAacgataaaaaatcaaaaaagagaAAGCAGGAAGTCGAAAACGTGGaggaaattataaaagaaagtaGAACTTCAATGAAAcagaatattgaaatattgagtGTTGATGTAATACTACCAAGTGACAATAGAACACATAGTGAGTCTACAACATTTACCAGTGGCGGCGCAGTATTACCAGCCGTAGGCATACCAAAAACCAAAGACAGTGACGATTTGCAAATACAGGATGTAAGACAGGAAATAAACCAAAGCGATAATTGGGGAGCCGAGAGTATTATAAAAGATTTAATACCG tatgtgaaaataaaaaaaccgacAATCTTAGAGGTGGATCTCTGTTCACATGCCGCAGCTGATAGCACCAGCGAACAGCAGCAACTGCCTTTAGCATTAATGAATGAAATTGATTACACGCCCGACGATACGCTTAATCAGCTAAAATTAAATGCTATCGGTGATGAAAAGCTGGATTTTAATACAACAATG gagAGTTGTTTGAACGTTACAATGCCTTGCGACAGCCAAAACAATACAGCTGATGATAGTATAATCTCCACTGCG tctgAAGAAGAGCAGGAAAACTATACGCTACTATGCTCTGTAGGC TTAAAAATCATTATGGACCCCAACGCCGAGGATGAGTTGAACTTAGAACGTTTGGAGGAGATGCATGCAAAGGCAAACGCTTTTTCGAAGATTTTCGCCGAATTCAAATATCTTTGGAAAGTTGGCAAAGGCATTAAGAGCTACGAGCAATTGGAATTAGATTTCATCAGACTAATGCAACGTTTAAACGAACATTATAAATTCGAAATGACCATAAGCCAAACGAAACGAATTGTAAATTTGCTTTCACTCTGGTATATGCAGACATACCACAAGtggtttattgataaaaaacgTGTCACAAATGCGTTACAACATTATTTGCAGACGTTCGCATTTCTGCCAAAAACTACGCGACGCATATTCTATTGCGAAGAGTGTCCACGTTATTTTCTCGCACAACAGAAATACTTTGCACATCGTCAGGGCCACAGCGTGTTAATGCCCACATGCGCCAATTGTCAAAGCAACTTTGCGAATCGCAAAGAACTACAGTTACACGCCAAAGTGTGTGCAACATTCAAATGCGTGGAATGtgcttttaaatttgaaaatgccgCAAATTTGGAATATCATATGCGCAACAAACATATTGTACAGTGTGAGAAATGTGGCAAATTATGTGCCAGCGCGGCCGAATTAGACTGGCACGAACATCAGTATCCGATAATATGTGGCTTGTGCAATCGCTTATTCGACGCGGCTGATTTATTGCAAAAACATCGACAAGAGTCCTTTCACTGGGACTATACATGCCGGCCGTGTGATATATTTCTGCCTACCGCCACGCTTATGAAGCAGCATCTCAGGCTTTGCATGGGCAATACAATGTAG
- the LOC105215996 gene encoding proton-coupled zinc antiporter SLC30A1 isoform X1, with the protein MPPKDLFSHCQPVQLYIVLTMSIAYFIVQLVLSHITHALTLLMASYHMLCNIFALIGCIVTIKHSRKHDETQLEHFISSAYAESDSNLPNIPNKDKIIVVNMSGAPSSSVTRRRREMKLRNTFGWTRIDILTMLIVFIILASLSFSLVVEALQTLVHIDHQDTMHLPIIVMILGFVGLILNGLTYLLIGGYTMHQGSFLHVTPSGDVVLDRVLSNNEELKADERQLSKPSNETIESDRQLKDDLKAEIGQIHYVPKRQGAVEMLRDVSSTIFVIVCAFIVNMAEDEEHTAKFIDPVLSIFSCVLLVSLSYPYMKQSCLILLQTIPGSIDMEDFERTLVMKFPEIVSYHDLHIWQLSAHKSVATVHIMFQNPRLYTKIIEDVRSYFQDRGITEVTIQPEFQSPKSPSIECLMQCNASDCMDKVCCKDSRTDLREVISSSPNGSSETHAHKYCSDEGREVEGEVEKSGITIVLKNIADKKAEATTTDPEMQKANMATTDTGNSINEIAEARCDKLEIKSTNEATSSVEKSEICADAKVLDESNVSNDSS; encoded by the exons atgccACCAAAAGACTTATTCAGCCACTGTCAACCGGTGCAGTTATATATTGTGCTGACAATGTCCATCGCCTATTTCATAGTACAGCTTGTACTCAGTCACATAACACACGCGCTAACGCTGCTCATGGCATCCTATCACATGTTATGTAATATATTCGCGCTCATTGGCTGCATAGTAACAATTAAG CACAGCAGAAAACATGATGAAACCCAACTCGAGCATTTCATTAGCTCCGCATATGCAGAGAGCGACAGTAATTTACCCAATATCCCAAACAAAGATAAAATTATTGTGGTAAATATGTCTGGCGCGCCTTCATCCTCTGTAACCAGACGTCGACGTGAAATGAAATTGAGAAACACTTTTGGTTGGACCCGCATTGATATACTGACCATGTTGatcgtttttattatattagcaTCGCTGTCATTTTCACTGGTAGTGGAGGCCTTACAAACACTTGTACACATCGATCATCAAGATACAATGCACTTGCCAATTATTGTAATGATACTCGGATTTGTTGGACTAATTTTAAATGGCTTAACGTATTTGTTAATTGGTGGTTATACAATGCATCAGGGTAGTTTTTTACATGTGACCCCTAGTGGTGATGTAGTTTTGGATCGTGTACTATCTAATAATGAAGAATTGAAAGCCGATGAACGTCAATTGTCAAAACCAAGCAATGAGACAATTGAAAGTGATCGACAGCTAAAGGATGACTTGAAGGCAGAAATCGGTCAAATACATTACGTACCAAAACGTCAAGGTGCTGTGGAGATGTTGCGTGATGTGTCGAGCACCATATTCGTTATAGTTTGTGCATTCATTGTCAATATGGCGGAAGATGAAGAGCATACGGCCAAATTTATAGATCCTGTACTCTCAATTTTCTCCTGTGTGCTCTTAGTTTCGCTTAGTTATCCATACA tGAAACAGTCGTGTTTAATCCTACTACAAACAATACCCGGCTCTATTGATATGGAAGATTTCGAACGTACATTAGTAATGAAATTCCCCGAAATCGTTAGCTACCACGATCTGCACATCTGGCAATTGTCGGCACATAAATCAGTAGCTACGGTGCACATAATGTTTCAGAATCCACGTCTTTATACAAAAATCATTGAAGATGTACGTTCATATTTCCAAGATCGTGGCATTACTGAAGTCACAATTCAACCGGAATTCCAAAGTCCGAAATCACCATCTATAGAATGTTTAATGCAGTGTAACGCAAGTGATTGTATGGACAAAGTTTGTTGTAAGGATTCACGTACCGATCTGCGTGAGGTGATCAGTTCATCACCAAATGGCAGTAGCGAAACACACGCCCACAAGTATTGTAGTGACGAAGGGAGAGAAGTAGAGGGAGAAGTAGAGAAATCTGGCATcacaattgttttgaaaaatatagctGATAAGAAGGCCGAAGCTACTACAACTGATCCAGAAATGCAAAAAGCGAATATGGCCACAACGGATACCGGAAACAGTATTAATGAAATTGCAGAAGCAAGGTGTGATAAGCTCGAAATAAAGTCTACTAATGAAGCTACATCATCTGTTGAAAAGTCTGAAATCTGTGCTGATGCAAAAGTGTTGGACGAAAGCAATGTGTCAAACGATAGCAGTTGA
- the LOC105215996 gene encoding proton-coupled zinc antiporter SLC30A1 isoform X2, with translation MEGIVLISCHSRKHDETQLEHFISSAYAESDSNLPNIPNKDKIIVVNMSGAPSSSVTRRRREMKLRNTFGWTRIDILTMLIVFIILASLSFSLVVEALQTLVHIDHQDTMHLPIIVMILGFVGLILNGLTYLLIGGYTMHQGSFLHVTPSGDVVLDRVLSNNEELKADERQLSKPSNETIESDRQLKDDLKAEIGQIHYVPKRQGAVEMLRDVSSTIFVIVCAFIVNMAEDEEHTAKFIDPVLSIFSCVLLVSLSYPYMKQSCLILLQTIPGSIDMEDFERTLVMKFPEIVSYHDLHIWQLSAHKSVATVHIMFQNPRLYTKIIEDVRSYFQDRGITEVTIQPEFQSPKSPSIECLMQCNASDCMDKVCCKDSRTDLREVISSSPNGSSETHAHKYCSDEGREVEGEVEKSGITIVLKNIADKKAEATTTDPEMQKANMATTDTGNSINEIAEARCDKLEIKSTNEATSSVEKSEICADAKVLDESNVSNDSS, from the exons ATGGAAGGAATAGTTCTAATTAGTTGT CACAGCAGAAAACATGATGAAACCCAACTCGAGCATTTCATTAGCTCCGCATATGCAGAGAGCGACAGTAATTTACCCAATATCCCAAACAAAGATAAAATTATTGTGGTAAATATGTCTGGCGCGCCTTCATCCTCTGTAACCAGACGTCGACGTGAAATGAAATTGAGAAACACTTTTGGTTGGACCCGCATTGATATACTGACCATGTTGatcgtttttattatattagcaTCGCTGTCATTTTCACTGGTAGTGGAGGCCTTACAAACACTTGTACACATCGATCATCAAGATACAATGCACTTGCCAATTATTGTAATGATACTCGGATTTGTTGGACTAATTTTAAATGGCTTAACGTATTTGTTAATTGGTGGTTATACAATGCATCAGGGTAGTTTTTTACATGTGACCCCTAGTGGTGATGTAGTTTTGGATCGTGTACTATCTAATAATGAAGAATTGAAAGCCGATGAACGTCAATTGTCAAAACCAAGCAATGAGACAATTGAAAGTGATCGACAGCTAAAGGATGACTTGAAGGCAGAAATCGGTCAAATACATTACGTACCAAAACGTCAAGGTGCTGTGGAGATGTTGCGTGATGTGTCGAGCACCATATTCGTTATAGTTTGTGCATTCATTGTCAATATGGCGGAAGATGAAGAGCATACGGCCAAATTTATAGATCCTGTACTCTCAATTTTCTCCTGTGTGCTCTTAGTTTCGCTTAGTTATCCATACA tGAAACAGTCGTGTTTAATCCTACTACAAACAATACCCGGCTCTATTGATATGGAAGATTTCGAACGTACATTAGTAATGAAATTCCCCGAAATCGTTAGCTACCACGATCTGCACATCTGGCAATTGTCGGCACATAAATCAGTAGCTACGGTGCACATAATGTTTCAGAATCCACGTCTTTATACAAAAATCATTGAAGATGTACGTTCATATTTCCAAGATCGTGGCATTACTGAAGTCACAATTCAACCGGAATTCCAAAGTCCGAAATCACCATCTATAGAATGTTTAATGCAGTGTAACGCAAGTGATTGTATGGACAAAGTTTGTTGTAAGGATTCACGTACCGATCTGCGTGAGGTGATCAGTTCATCACCAAATGGCAGTAGCGAAACACACGCCCACAAGTATTGTAGTGACGAAGGGAGAGAAGTAGAGGGAGAAGTAGAGAAATCTGGCATcacaattgttttgaaaaatatagctGATAAGAAGGCCGAAGCTACTACAACTGATCCAGAAATGCAAAAAGCGAATATGGCCACAACGGATACCGGAAACAGTATTAATGAAATTGCAGAAGCAAGGTGTGATAAGCTCGAAATAAAGTCTACTAATGAAGCTACATCATCTGTTGAAAAGTCTGAAATCTGTGCTGATGCAAAAGTGTTGGACGAAAGCAATGTGTCAAACGATAGCAGTTGA